A single genomic interval of Candidatus Poribacteria bacterium harbors:
- a CDS encoding serine/threonine protein kinase produces the protein MPNRHPLLDVREIDVDIEVYLEQIGEITYRFPVYDSRDQSFQTVVDSQRWFVKHGNTAQNVPWLKQAVRFHAAVQHEAVPQLHNAFTTPDGFTLVYDWIDGEGLRPERELRADEVHPRDRFCALPAAEIIDALNVIYDVHILIEKRGFIAEDFYDGSIIYNFEKKQVHLFDFDFYHPGPFINDRGRLYGSSRFMAPEEFQKGERIDERTNVFMLGRTAFVFLANNSDVRNNWKGSDAMWHVAKKATNVDKQLRYPSVQEFASAWHTAIANDSILMA, from the coding sequence ATGCCGAACCGGCACCCACTTCTGGATGTCAGAGAAATTGATGTAGATATTGAAGTATATTTAGAACAGATAGGTGAAATCACATATCGGTTTCCGGTGTATGACTCAAGGGATCAGTCATTCCAGACAGTGGTGGACTCCCAACGTTGGTTCGTCAAACACGGTAACACGGCACAAAATGTCCCGTGGCTCAAGCAAGCTGTTCGTTTTCATGCCGCTGTCCAGCACGAAGCAGTTCCTCAATTGCACAACGCTTTCACTACACCCGATGGATTCACACTGGTCTACGACTGGATAGATGGCGAGGGGCTGCGTCCGGAAAGGGAACTCCGTGCCGATGAAGTCCATCCGCGGGACAGGTTTTGTGCGTTGCCAGCAGCTGAAATTATTGATGCGCTTAACGTCATATACGATGTCCACATCCTCATCGAAAAAAGAGGCTTCATCGCTGAAGACTTTTATGACGGCTCTATTATTTATAACTTTGAGAAGAAACAGGTCCATCTGTTCGATTTCGATTTCTATCATCCGGGACCTTTTATAAATGACCGAGGACGGTTATATGGCTCAAGCCGTTTTATGGCACCGGAGGAATTTCAGAAAGGCGAACGCATCGACGAAAGAACAAATGTCTTTATGTTAGGGCGTACAGCGTTCGTATTTCTTGCTAACAACAGCGATGTCCGAAATAATTGGAAGGGAAGCGATGCTATGTGGCACGTCGCGAAAAAAGCGACAAATGTAGACAAACAGTTGCGATACCCATCCGTCCAAGAATTTGCTTCGGCGTGGCACACCGCGATTGCTAATGACTCAATTCTGATGGCTTGA
- a CDS encoding Gfo/Idh/MocA family oxidoreductase, protein MRTSKNDILRVGVIGPGGAGRGNTLGFATRPDAEVVAAADTHEGSLDALENGLQERVEDYKANSFKRYLGDYEFIEMLNHEDLDIVGVFSPHSLHDIHVKYALRAGCHVIVEKPMANIVGDAITITRIAMGSGLHLVGGYQRHYEDTYMAARRAIAEGRIGNLQKFEVYMAQRWGAGGWRGDPRFSGGGQPNDSGSHLQDIFLWMIGALPTEVYGTTDMKFEDDDGNLVPKFVEINSYSDVALDNGAEGTITILGNTRVGFEEWVILEGDEGTIEIKGGIRYIPKGGEAEPLTYPRPEGYPRNKVDQLVGLVKGEYDTNYTSGINGVRTSWLTNSILEAGRGPDAKNRVDCDALIQKEGYTRQDVSALIDECASRSCY, encoded by the coding sequence ATGAGAACCAGCAAGAATGATATTTTAAGAGTCGGCGTGATTGGACCAGGTGGTGCGGGACGTGGGAACACACTCGGTTTCGCAACTCGTCCTGATGCAGAAGTTGTCGCCGCCGCGGATACACACGAAGGAAGTTTGGATGCTTTAGAGAATGGACTTCAAGAGAGAGTCGAAGACTATAAAGCAAACAGTTTTAAACGCTACCTCGGTGATTACGAATTCATTGAGATGCTCAATCATGAAGACCTTGACATAGTTGGCGTTTTCTCGCCCCATTCCCTGCACGATATTCATGTGAAATATGCCCTCCGCGCAGGTTGCCATGTCATTGTCGAAAAACCGATGGCGAACATCGTCGGTGATGCAATCACCATAACCAGAATTGCGATGGGGAGCGGGTTACACCTCGTCGGTGGGTATCAACGACATTACGAAGACACCTATATGGCAGCCAGACGCGCAATCGCTGAAGGACGTATCGGAAACCTACAGAAATTTGAGGTTTACATGGCACAACGATGGGGCGCGGGCGGATGGCGCGGAGACCCACGCTTCTCTGGCGGTGGACAGCCTAACGACTCTGGCAGCCATCTCCAAGACATATTCTTGTGGATGATCGGTGCTTTGCCAACTGAAGTTTACGGAACAACCGACATGAAATTTGAGGACGACGACGGGAATCTCGTTCCGAAGTTTGTTGAAATTAATTCTTACTCCGATGTAGCCTTAGATAACGGTGCCGAAGGCACCATCACGATCCTTGGTAACACACGCGTCGGGTTTGAAGAATGGGTAATTCTTGAGGGCGACGAAGGTACGATCGAAATCAAAGGGGGGATCCGGTACATCCCCAAGGGCGGTGAGGCAGAACCTCTTACTTATCCGCGTCCAGAAGGCTATCCGCGCAACAAAGTCGATCAACTCGTCGGTTTGGTGAAAGGTGAGTACGACACAAACTATACCTCCGGTATCAATGGTGTACGCACCAGTTGGTTGACAAATTCGATTCTGGAAGCAGGAAGAGGACCCGATGCGAAAAATAGGGTGGATTGCGATGCCCTCATCCAGAAAGAGGGTTACACGCGTCAAGACGTTTCAGCCTTGATTGATGAATGTGCGTCCAGATCGTGCTATTAG
- a CDS encoding NAD(P)-dependent oxidoreductase: protein MVKNMNVLLIGGSGHVGTMTLPYMKSHHNFRVLDLNPPKDTSVDYIQGSVTDPDIVQEALKGMDTFVYMVMLQPTSDRSSAADFSDIVANYEVNAKGLHIVLHAAKEAGIQHAVYTSTFTVHERTRNNFPYEDVVPRDNPGVYGLTKGFGEQVCEYFVREHGMSLIALRITGPSTREQWLERYNQPKDSSVHIWWTDEEDLANAYLAAISVEHEGFDAFFIAGDHEQKEINLSKAKRLLGWEPLTHTRV, encoded by the coding sequence ATGGTTAAAAATATGAACGTTCTACTGATAGGTGGTTCGGGACACGTTGGAACCATGACGCTTCCGTATATGAAGAGCCATCACAATTTTCGGGTGCTTGACCTCAACCCGCCTAAAGATACCTCTGTAGATTATATCCAAGGATCCGTTACCGATCCGGACATCGTTCAGGAAGCGTTGAAAGGAATGGATACGTTTGTCTACATGGTGATGCTGCAACCGACGAGCGATCGCTCCTCTGCCGCGGATTTCAGCGACATCGTCGCAAACTACGAGGTAAACGCAAAAGGGCTGCATATCGTTCTACATGCAGCAAAGGAAGCTGGCATCCAACACGCTGTCTATACAAGCACTTTCACTGTGCATGAACGGACGCGAAACAATTTTCCGTATGAAGATGTCGTGCCGCGGGATAATCCGGGTGTTTACGGATTAACCAAGGGTTTTGGTGAGCAGGTTTGTGAATACTTTGTGCGAGAACACGGCATGTCGCTCATCGCTTTGCGTATCACGGGTCCCTCTACACGTGAACAGTGGCTTGAGCGTTATAACCAACCGAAAGATTCGTCAGTGCATATCTGGTGGACGGATGAGGAAGACTTAGCGAATGCGTATCTCGCGGCTATCTCGGTCGAACATGAAGGTTTTGACGCTTTTTTCATTGCGGGAGATCATGAACAGAAGGAGATTAATCTCTCAAAAGCGAAACGCTTGCTCGGTTGGGAACCCTTGACGCATACACGTGTGTGA
- a CDS encoding succinate dehydrogenase, with translation MTHAELTLTERRPFQTQRRDTWWLQPLAVFIGLGLFVLYGLFRVFEGDHFIHGPYLSPLYSPVLFGTEGVAHSVEHSWFGKMPSWVPGFITPAVLIMWMPLGFRFTCYYYRGAYYKAFWADPPSCTVSEPRNNYRGEHSFPLIIQNIHRYFLYIALIFLGILAYDVWKALWFDDGNGGTTFGIGIGTIILAGNVVLLGGYTLGCHSLRHLVGGGIDLLSKAPIRRGAYNCVSCLNHRHMLWAWMSLCWVGFSDVYVRFIAPAIGQDWITF, from the coding sequence ATGACGCACGCAGAACTAACTTTAACGGAACGTCGCCCGTTTCAAACCCAACGCCGAGATACTTGGTGGTTACAACCTTTAGCTGTATTTATCGGGTTGGGACTCTTCGTCCTTTACGGACTCTTTCGCGTTTTTGAAGGTGATCATTTCATTCATGGCCCCTACCTGTCCCCTCTCTACTCACCGGTGCTTTTCGGGACTGAAGGTGTCGCGCATAGCGTTGAGCACAGTTGGTTTGGTAAGATGCCGTCTTGGGTGCCAGGTTTCATTACTCCGGCAGTCCTGATTATGTGGATGCCACTCGGATTTCGCTTTACCTGCTACTACTATCGTGGCGCGTATTACAAAGCGTTTTGGGCAGACCCACCCTCTTGCACAGTGTCAGAGCCTCGCAATAATTATAGGGGCGAACACTCGTTTCCCTTGATTATACAGAATATCCATAGATATTTCCTTTATATCGCGCTCATCTTTCTCGGTATCCTCGCTTACGATGTATGGAAAGCACTCTGGTTCGACGATGGGAATGGTGGAACGACTTTCGGTATTGGCATAGGCACTATCATTTTGGCAGGTAATGTCGTCCTTTTAGGGGGTTACACGCTTGGATGCCACTCTTTACGACACTTAGTCGGCGGTGGTATTGATTTGCTCTCCAAAGCACCCATTCGTCGGGGGGCATATAACTGTGTCAGTTGTTTAAATCATCGGCACATGCTCTGGGCATGGATGAGTCTCTGTTGGGTCGGTTTTTCCGATGTATATGTCCGTTTTATAGCACCGGCAATAGGTCAAGACTGGATTACATTTTAA
- a CDS encoding WD40 repeat domain-containing protein: MEDRKLTIPAPVGAGGDDVTTWALPEGAIARLERGGVGDKEFSPDGRYLAVATKIGLWWYEVATMSPVALWETERGMVSGIAFSVNEKWIAISNWDKVLKVWDIQRGVSIVQIELSNFRDSFAFSPDARWLAISNRDTGNVELREPETGKIVSTLISEAEKGGVFRGITFSPDTRLLASTSRDDANDEVEFITVWDVKSGERIACLTGHTGYIYNLCFSPCGRFLASGGEEDGTVLTWNVGSWEHIKAYTGYGKSDMVPSYSPEGVLRVAAVSYDDDTVTVWNLENNEKLYTADSEASVAFSSGSQLAYQYGHEFLEVWTLGDANPRRTVQTHISFVDTSESLIFSQDGKIIVAEYRYGSVLLWDIASRQARPAIPTESAAKNQHIHVSSAGELYVTGIHKNTVTLWKVGSCESPIAEFTGNKPARVAAFTPINSKLASAHEGGNLIVWDVRSRDRLHAFRHPLQTPTDDSDQVGKLMFSPDGKLLISDAQYGPNVRLWDVERGEEIQEFPSDEFWDIEMFSPCGRYLVGSAGKNIILWDVKRREVLTKLPFLWASEFAYSPCSSYLACGGEDPEGILLWDLKRCEIYKRLLLPEGGQDVHSLRFSD, from the coding sequence GTGGAAGACCGAAAACTAACAATCCCAGCACCAGTCGGTGCCGGTGGAGATGATGTGACAACATGGGCACTTCCTGAAGGCGCGATCGCCCGATTGGAGCGCGGGGGTGTAGGTGACAAAGAATTCTCACCGGATGGACGCTATCTCGCTGTCGCAACGAAGATAGGGCTCTGGTGGTATGAAGTGGCGACGATGTCGCCTGTAGCACTCTGGGAAACAGAACGGGGAATGGTCTCCGGTATTGCCTTCTCAGTTAATGAAAAATGGATAGCCATTAGCAATTGGGATAAGGTTTTGAAGGTTTGGGACATTCAACGCGGGGTCAGTATTGTCCAGATAGAACTCTCGAACTTTCGGGATTCTTTTGCCTTTTCTCCCGATGCCCGTTGGCTTGCCATTAGCAACCGCGACACGGGTAACGTTGAACTCCGAGAGCCAGAAACTGGTAAGATCGTCTCAACGTTGATTAGTGAAGCCGAAAAAGGTGGTGTGTTTAGGGGGATTACCTTTTCGCCAGATACACGTCTGCTTGCGTCCACAAGTCGTGACGACGCAAATGACGAGGTTGAATTCATAACAGTGTGGGATGTTAAAAGTGGTGAACGAATTGCCTGTCTCACAGGACACACCGGTTATATTTATAACCTCTGCTTTTCACCATGCGGTAGATTTCTTGCATCCGGTGGTGAAGAGGATGGTACAGTCCTCACCTGGAATGTTGGGAGTTGGGAACACATAAAAGCGTATACAGGTTACGGCAAATCTGACATGGTTCCCTCTTATTCGCCGGAGGGAGTGCTCCGCGTCGCAGCAGTATCTTATGACGATGATACCGTCACAGTGTGGAACCTGGAAAACAACGAAAAACTTTACACTGCCGATTCTGAAGCATCTGTGGCGTTTTCGAGTGGTTCTCAACTGGCTTACCAATACGGGCACGAATTTTTGGAAGTGTGGACGCTGGGTGACGCAAACCCACGCCGAACCGTCCAGACGCATATTTCATTCGTGGATACCTCTGAATCGCTGATATTTTCGCAGGACGGAAAGATAATAGTGGCGGAGTACAGATACGGTAGCGTCCTATTATGGGATATTGCAAGTAGACAGGCACGCCCAGCGATCCCAACAGAATCAGCAGCGAAGAATCAGCACATTCATGTCTCTTCCGCAGGAGAACTCTACGTTACCGGTATTCACAAAAACACCGTCACACTCTGGAAAGTTGGTAGTTGCGAGTCTCCAATTGCCGAATTTACCGGGAACAAACCTGCGCGTGTGGCTGCATTTACACCGATAAACAGTAAGTTAGCATCAGCACACGAAGGCGGTAACTTAATAGTATGGGATGTGCGAAGTAGAGACAGGCTACATGCGTTCAGGCATCCACTCCAGACACCAACCGATGATTCTGATCAGGTTGGGAAACTGATGTTCAGTCCAGATGGAAAACTCCTCATAAGTGACGCTCAATATGGACCAAATGTCCGACTCTGGGATGTGGAACGTGGCGAAGAGATACAAGAATTTCCAAGCGATGAATTCTGGGACATCGAAATGTTTTCTCCCTGTGGACGGTACCTTGTTGGCAGTGCCGGGAAAAACATTATCTTGTGGGATGTCAAACGTCGCGAGGTTCTGACGAAACTCCCTTTTCTGTGGGCATCTGAGTTCGCCTATTCTCCGTGTAGTTCATATTTAGCGTGTGGTGGGGAAGACCCGGAAGGTATTTTGTTATGGGATCTCAAACGCTGTGAAATCTATAAGCGATTACTACTGCCGGAGGGGGGTCAGGATGTGCATTCGTTGAGATTTTCGGACTGA
- a CDS encoding succinate dehydrogenase/fumarate reductase iron-sulfur subunit, giving the protein MAKATFRIWRGNADGAEFVDYDTEVSEGMVVLDAVHRIQAEQANDMAVRWNCKAGKCGSCSAEVNGQPKLMCMTRLNDLPLDEPVTVEPMRAFPLIKDLVTDVSWNFKVKEKMKPFTPRPPDAEDGTWRMEQEDIDHVQEFRKCIECFLCQDVCHVLREHDLHDEFIGPRFFVYAASLEMHPIDTENRLEELKDSDGIGYCNITKCCTKVCPEHITITDNAIIPLKERVVDQFYDPIKKLFRVFSR; this is encoded by the coding sequence ATGGCGAAAGCAACATTTAGAATCTGGCGTGGCAATGCAGATGGTGCGGAATTTGTCGATTATGATACCGAGGTTTCTGAAGGCATGGTGGTCTTAGACGCTGTGCACCGTATCCAAGCTGAACAGGCGAATGACATGGCTGTTCGCTGGAACTGTAAGGCAGGAAAATGCGGCTCCTGTTCCGCCGAAGTCAATGGGCAACCGAAGTTGATGTGTATGACGCGCCTCAACGACTTACCCCTTGATGAACCTGTCACAGTCGAACCGATGCGGGCATTCCCACTCATTAAGGACCTCGTTACGGACGTGTCGTGGAACTTCAAAGTCAAAGAGAAGATGAAACCCTTTACGCCACGGCCGCCTGATGCGGAAGATGGCACATGGCGAATGGAACAGGAAGACATTGATCATGTCCAAGAGTTTCGGAAGTGTATTGAGTGCTTCCTCTGCCAAGATGTCTGTCATGTTCTCAGGGAGCACGACTTGCATGATGAATTCATCGGACCCCGATTCTTTGTTTACGCCGCTTCTTTGGAAATGCATCCAATTGACACCGAAAACCGGCTGGAGGAACTGAAGGATTCGGATGGCATCGGGTATTGCAACATCACCAAATGTTGTACCAAGGTATGCCCGGAGCATATTACAATTACCGACAATGCCATCATTCCGCTCAAGGAGCGCGTTGTCGATCAATTTTACGATCCGATCAAAAAACTTTTTCGCGTCTTTAGTCGTTAA
- a CDS encoding fumarate reductase/succinate dehydrogenase flavoprotein subunit → MASYETHEYDVLIIGAGGAGLRAAIEAAVGDLKVGLVCKSLLGKAHTVMAEGGVAAALANVDERDSWRVHFADTMRGGQYLSDARMAELHAQESPDRVRELEAWGALFDRTQDGGILQRNFGGHQYPRLAHVGDRTGLEMIRALQDHGIHQGIEVHMENTIISLLKTGDRVSGAFGYEREKGRFKVFTAKAVVLATGGVGKAYKITSNSWEYTGDGHSLAYHAGAELIDMEFVQFHPTGMVWPPSVRGILVTEGVRGEGGILTNSEDRRFMFDDIPELYVNQTADNPEEGWRYTQGDREARRPPELLTRDHVARCIVREVQEGRGSPHGGVFLDIAWIKEKIPNAPEHIRRKLPSMYHQFKELADIDITEEPMEVGPTTHYIMGGIRVDADSQMTAVPGLFAAGECAAGLHGANRLGGNSLSDLLVFGKRAGEYAAQFATENEAVPLDEAQIDEVAVHTLKPFENPPDDGNGDKMGPYDIQAQLQEKMQELVGIARSQESLTQALEEIQNLREKAEIVHAIGNREYNSGWHTALDLDCLLTVSEAIALAALERKASIGAHSRDDYPEKEESGAGKYNTIVKKADDGTMEIRRHPVAELRADLQEIIDEMG, encoded by the coding sequence TTGGCATCTTACGAAACCCATGAATATGATGTATTGATAATCGGAGCCGGTGGTGCCGGACTTCGTGCTGCGATTGAAGCCGCTGTAGGCGACCTTAAGGTAGGACTTGTCTGCAAATCTTTGCTTGGTAAAGCACACACCGTTATGGCAGAGGGTGGTGTCGCCGCTGCTTTGGCGAATGTTGACGAAAGAGACAGTTGGCGTGTGCATTTCGCTGACACGATGCGCGGCGGCCAGTATCTCTCCGACGCACGAATGGCGGAACTTCATGCCCAAGAATCACCAGACCGTGTGCGTGAACTTGAAGCCTGGGGTGCACTCTTTGACCGGACACAGGATGGAGGTATCCTCCAGCGAAACTTCGGTGGACACCAATACCCGCGCCTTGCACACGTCGGTGACAGGACGGGATTGGAAATGATTCGCGCCCTACAAGATCACGGTATTCACCAAGGCATTGAGGTGCACATGGAGAATACGATCATTTCGCTCCTCAAAACCGGGGACAGAGTATCGGGTGCTTTCGGTTATGAACGCGAAAAAGGACGCTTCAAAGTCTTCACCGCAAAAGCCGTCGTTTTGGCAACGGGTGGTGTCGGAAAGGCATACAAAATTACGAGCAACAGTTGGGAATACACCGGTGATGGACACTCTCTCGCATATCACGCTGGCGCAGAACTGATTGACATGGAGTTCGTCCAATTTCATCCGACCGGTATGGTATGGCCCCCCAGTGTTCGAGGTATCTTGGTTACAGAGGGGGTACGTGGTGAAGGCGGTATCCTTACAAACAGTGAAGACAGACGCTTCATGTTTGACGATATTCCCGAACTCTATGTAAATCAAACAGCAGATAATCCTGAAGAGGGCTGGCGGTATACACAAGGCGACCGAGAGGCACGTCGTCCCCCTGAACTCCTCACACGCGATCACGTTGCACGCTGCATCGTCCGAGAAGTACAGGAAGGACGTGGGAGCCCACACGGTGGTGTGTTCTTAGATATTGCGTGGATAAAGGAGAAAATTCCAAACGCCCCAGAACATATCCGTAGAAAGCTGCCGAGCATGTACCATCAATTCAAAGAACTCGCCGACATTGACATCACGGAGGAACCGATGGAGGTCGGTCCGACAACGCATTATATCATGGGCGGTATCCGTGTTGATGCGGATTCACAGATGACAGCGGTTCCAGGACTTTTCGCTGCGGGTGAATGCGCTGCAGGTTTACACGGTGCGAACAGACTCGGCGGTAACTCACTATCTGATCTACTCGTTTTCGGTAAGCGTGCTGGCGAATATGCAGCGCAGTTTGCAACGGAAAACGAGGCGGTACCACTCGATGAAGCGCAAATTGATGAAGTCGCTGTGCACACCTTAAAACCGTTTGAGAATCCACCAGATGACGGCAACGGAGACAAGATGGGACCTTATGACATTCAGGCACAACTGCAAGAAAAAATGCAGGAACTGGTAGGGATTGCCCGAAGCCAAGAGAGTCTCACACAAGCGTTGGAGGAGATTCAGAACTTACGCGAAAAAGCCGAGATCGTCCACGCTATCGGCAATCGAGAATACAACTCCGGATGGCATACCGCGCTTGATCTCGATTGCCTACTCACGGTCTCCGAGGCGATCGCGCTTGCGGCATTAGAACGTAAGGCGAGTATCGGCGCGCACTCACGGGACGATTATCCAGAAAAAGAGGAATCCGGTGCGGGGAAATACAACACAATCGTCAAGAAGGCAGACGACGGCACAATGGAAATCCGGCGGCATCCGGTTGCTGAACTTCGAGCCGACCTGCAGGAAATCATAGACGAGATGGGATAG
- a CDS encoding phytanoyl-CoA dioxygenase family protein, with product MKKITDNEIQFFNENGYLILKRVIQPDELAVTQSESQRLIDEILAGGPADEWCNRGPERIPYYLTYLHSHPNEFSLRLLGHPFIGDLLHRIIGPDFIPCYESLVFKLPKHGSSVRWHRDGNAIRENHPIFNVDIYLDDSTVDNGCVWVIPKSHLWGIEEAQEVIERGEVNFEREDAVPAEVEPGDILLHHTKVLHGSKINTSDTLRRVIYFDQRTPRWNEQYKWWQSEFLTQRCKMYQRALHERRTNPYSSDTEQFAYEVPSDMPTWDPNDDFDLRIQHRAYAYKE from the coding sequence ATGAAAAAAATTACTGACAACGAAATCCAATTCTTTAACGAAAACGGTTATCTTATTTTAAAACGGGTGATCCAGCCAGATGAACTCGCTGTTACACAAAGCGAAAGTCAACGGCTTATTGACGAAATTTTGGCAGGCGGACCGGCAGATGAATGGTGTAACCGTGGACCGGAACGGATTCCTTATTATCTGACCTATTTGCATTCCCATCCGAACGAATTCTCGCTGCGGTTACTTGGCCATCCGTTCATTGGGGATCTGCTGCACCGGATCATCGGACCCGATTTTATCCCATGCTATGAATCCCTTGTTTTCAAACTGCCGAAACACGGTTCTTCCGTCCGGTGGCACAGGGATGGCAACGCAATCCGTGAGAACCACCCGATCTTCAATGTTGACATATATCTTGATGATTCGACCGTTGATAATGGGTGCGTTTGGGTCATTCCGAAAAGCCATCTCTGGGGAATTGAAGAGGCACAGGAGGTTATTGAGAGAGGCGAAGTCAATTTTGAACGAGAAGACGCAGTGCCTGCAGAGGTGGAACCGGGTGATATTTTACTTCACCATACTAAAGTCTTGCACGGCAGTAAAATCAACACGAGTGATACACTTCGCCGAGTTATTTATTTCGATCAGCGGACACCACGGTGGAACGAGCAGTATAAATGGTGGCAATCGGAGTTTTTGACACAACGGTGCAAAATGTATCAACGCGCGCTTCATGAACGCCGCACAAACCCGTATTCCTCCGACACCGAGCAGTTCGCTTACGAGGTGCCATCCGACATGCCAACATGGGATCCAAACGACGATTTTGATCTGCGGATTCAGCACCGCGCTTATGCATATAAAGAATAA
- a CDS encoding WD40 repeat domain-containing protein — MKTKLLSIFLTLIVIPIPLLPNTFAQDYTQWELPEGAIARLGKGGINKIQYSPDNRFLAVASTIGIWIYDAVTLQEALLFAGNTNGINCVSLSPDGRIFAVGTGQVLQLWDTILGEHQATLTGHTNGIFDVVFSSDGQTIVTGSSDGTIRLWDTHTGEQTKTFAKGVNWINRVALSPDGKIVAGGTNDGSLNIWNVTTDEHKKTLTGHEHWINAVAFSLDGQTLVSGGYDGNIRMWDVNTGAHKKTLTMDGIGDSIVFSPSGHIFATGTAAGNIHLWDAETGEYQKTLTGHPWGASSVAFSPDGNTIVSGGAGNIRFWDVMTGEHKKTIFGHSGMVRSIAFSPDGTILASGNYDSTVRLWNTTTGEHKMTFTGNTWDVQSVAFSPDDTILASGNYDGNIRLWDTTTGKQIRMLEGHTEGIYSVVFSPDGKTIASGSEDDTLRLWDVHTGEHKLILSGHDVHIDKQMQDHPEHAEDVYSVAFSPDGKTLASGHHDGTIHLWDADTGKHQTALIGHTWTVWSVSFSPDGKTLASGSGDDTIHLWDVATGKRRVKFEPFAGTVFSVAFSPDGKTLAHGNDNNTIHLWSVDTREPPKILTGHSRRVWQVAFSPDGKTLASGSGDGTVLLWRLR; from the coding sequence ATGAAAACGAAGTTACTTTCCATTTTTCTGACGCTTATTGTCATCCCAATTCCGCTTTTACCTAACACTTTCGCTCAAGACTATACGCAATGGGAGTTACCTGAGGGTGCTATCGCGCGACTGGGTAAAGGTGGAATCAATAAGATTCAGTATTCTCCTGACAACAGGTTTTTGGCGGTAGCAAGTACTATCGGCATTTGGATCTACGATGCAGTTACGCTTCAAGAGGCACTCCTCTTTGCAGGAAATACGAATGGGATTAATTGTGTGTCGCTGAGTCCGGATGGACGCATTTTTGCTGTCGGCACCGGTCAGGTGCTCCAACTCTGGGATACCATCCTCGGCGAGCATCAGGCAACACTCACTGGGCATACGAATGGGATATTCGATGTCGTGTTCAGTTCAGATGGACAGACTATCGTAACTGGCAGCAGCGATGGTACGATCCGCCTCTGGGACACACATACTGGAGAGCAGACAAAAACATTCGCAAAAGGTGTCAACTGGATTAACCGTGTCGCGCTGAGCCCGGATGGAAAAATAGTTGCCGGTGGCACCAATGATGGCTCCCTTAACATCTGGAACGTAACGACTGATGAACACAAGAAAACACTCACAGGGCATGAGCACTGGATTAATGCTGTCGCATTCAGTCTGGATGGGCAGACCCTCGTAAGTGGCGGCTATGACGGGAACATCCGAATGTGGGATGTAAACACAGGTGCACACAAGAAAACACTGACAATGGATGGAATTGGCGATAGCATTGTGTTCAGTCCTTCTGGTCATATCTTCGCGACTGGAACTGCCGCTGGGAATATTCACCTCTGGGACGCAGAAACCGGTGAATACCAGAAAACACTCACTGGGCATCCCTGGGGTGCCAGTAGCGTCGCGTTTAGTCCGGACGGCAACACTATCGTTAGCGGTGGGGCTGGTAACATCCGCTTCTGGGATGTAATGACCGGTGAACACAAGAAAACAATCTTCGGTCACAGTGGTATGGTAAGAAGCATCGCGTTCAGTCCCGATGGCACTATCCTCGCAAGTGGGAATTACGATAGTACGGTCCGCCTCTGGAATACGACGACCGGTGAACACAAAATGACGTTCACTGGAAATACTTGGGACGTTCAGAGTGTGGCATTCAGTCCCGATGACACCATCCTCGCAAGTGGGAATTATGATGGCAATATCCGCTTGTGGGACACGACGACCGGCAAACAGATAAGGATGCTTGAGGGTCATACTGAAGGCATTTATAGCGTGGTGTTCAGTCCGGATGGGAAAACAATTGCCAGCGGAAGTGAGGACGACACGCTTCGTCTGTGGGATGTCCATACCGGCGAACACAAATTGATCCTCTCTGGACATGATGTCCATATCGATAAACAGATGCAGGATCACCCTGAACATGCTGAAGATGTTTACAGTGTAGCATTCAGCCCAGATGGAAAAACCCTCGCAAGTGGGCATCACGATGGAACGATACATCTTTGGGATGCCGATACGGGCAAGCATCAGACGGCACTCATTGGGCATACATGGACGGTTTGGAGCGTTAGTTTCAGTCCCGATGGCAAGACCCTCGCAAGTGGGAGCGGGGACGATACGATCCACCTCTGGGACGTAGCTACCGGCAAGCGTCGGGTAAAGTTTGAACCTTTCGCAGGGACAGTTTTCAGCGTGGCATTCAGTCCTGATGGCAAGACGTTGGCGCATGGAAACGACAACAATACGATACACCTCTGGAGTGTAGATACCCGCGAACCACCAAAGATCCTCACAGGGCATTCGCGGCGGGTCTGGCAGGTCGCGTTCAGTCCAGATGGAAAAACCCTCGCAAGTGGGAGTGGTGACGGCACGGTGCTGCTGTGGCGGCTGCGTTAG